The Mustelus asterias unplaced genomic scaffold, sMusAst1.hap1.1 HAP1_SCAFFOLD_1780, whole genome shotgun sequence genome has a segment encoding these proteins:
- the LOC144488693 gene encoding cerebellin-1-like, producing the protein MPLLAGLLLLLAPLGPPPLCLAQNDTEPVVLEGKCLVVCDSDPLTEQAGGTPSSVLGMSVRTAGGKVAFSAVRATNHEPSEMSNHTMTIYFDQVLVNIGSHFHWEISVFIAPCRGIYSFTFHVVKVYNRQTIQVSLMLNGRPMISAFAGDQDVTREAATNAGLVQMEKGDQASLTLERGNLMGGWKYSTFSGFLVFPL; encoded by the exons ATGCCGTTGCTGGCCGGTCTGCTACTCTTGTTGGCGCCGCTCggccctcccccactctgcctgGCCCAGAACGATACCGAGCCGGTGGTGCTGGAGGGCAAGTGTCTGGTGGTGTGCGACTCGGACCCCCTGACCGAACAGGCTGGTGGGACCCCAAGCAGCGTCCTGGGCATGTCCGTGCGCACCGCCGGAGGCAAGGTGGCCTTCTCCGCCGTCCGGGCGACCAACCACGAGCCCTCGGAGATGAGCAACCACACCATGACCATCTACTTTGACCAG gTGCTGGTGAACATTGGCAGCCATTTCCACTGGGAGATCAGTGTCTTCATCGCCCCCTGCAGGGGCATCTACAGTTTCACCTTCCATGTGGTCAAGGTGTATAACAGGCAGACAATCCAG gTGAGCCTGATGCTGAACGGGCGACCGATGATCTCAGCCTTCGCCGGGGACCAGGACGTGACGCGGGAGGCCGCCACCAACGCCGGCCTGGTGCAGATGGAGAAGGGCGACCAGGCCTCCCTTACGCTGGAGCGCGGTAACCTGATGGGTGGCTGGAAGTACTCCACCTTCTCCGGCTTCCTCGTCTTCCCACTCTGA